From the genome of Desulfomicrobium apsheronum, one region includes:
- a CDS encoding McrC family protein, with protein MKNLLRIFEFDKIVEAKTDVIECAVPRRVFVWLEAQCLRTDDDALGWLKMAQVNGQRAIQVTSYVGVLRAPCGFQIEVLPKTGKHTSPDEARWLLIEMLKCLVGFRHIKTANANLTTERMPLLEVFIQQFLKAVEALVKRGLRSDYVARQDNLFALRGRLLVAQQITQNLVRRDRFFTDHDEFLQDRAENRLIHTALRHILNMCRSQENQRLARELSFVFADVPLSADVELDMQRVRLDRGMGYYEAALDWARLILQGLSPISGFGKHHAPSLLFPMEAVFEAYVEKHLARQLRGDYVLKAQARSQHLVAHGAQRWFRLKPDLLIRNGQKNCLVLDTKWKLLDTSKNNAREKYKLSQSDFYQLYAYGHHYLDGTGDVVLIYPKTDAFAEPLPVFDFPKANGMQLWVLPFCIRKRQLILPNSLALSKFFIQNICEN; from the coding sequence ATGAAGAATTTGCTGAGGATTTTTGAGTTCGACAAAATCGTCGAAGCAAAGACCGACGTGATCGAGTGCGCCGTGCCAAGGCGCGTATTTGTCTGGTTAGAAGCGCAGTGCCTGAGAACTGATGACGATGCTCTTGGCTGGCTAAAAATGGCCCAAGTGAACGGCCAGCGAGCTATACAGGTAACCAGCTACGTTGGTGTGCTACGTGCGCCGTGTGGTTTTCAAATCGAAGTTCTACCGAAAACGGGAAAGCATACCTCGCCGGACGAAGCTCGGTGGCTTTTGATCGAGATGCTGAAATGCTTGGTAGGGTTTCGACACATCAAGACCGCCAATGCTAATCTGACCACTGAACGCATGCCGCTCTTGGAAGTTTTTATCCAGCAGTTCTTGAAGGCGGTTGAGGCGTTGGTTAAACGCGGCCTGCGCAGTGACTATGTGGCGCGGCAAGATAACTTGTTTGCCTTGCGTGGACGGTTATTGGTTGCCCAACAGATAACTCAGAATTTGGTGCGGCGAGACCGATTCTTCACCGATCATGATGAGTTTTTGCAGGATCGCGCTGAAAACCGGCTCATCCATACCGCGCTCCGTCACATACTGAACATGTGCAGATCGCAAGAAAATCAGCGATTGGCTCGTGAACTCAGCTTCGTGTTTGCCGATGTGCCGCTGTCTGCCGACGTTGAACTTGATATGCAGCGAGTCAGGCTAGACCGGGGCATGGGATACTACGAGGCCGCATTGGATTGGGCAAGGCTGATTCTTCAGGGACTCAGCCCCATTTCCGGATTCGGCAAGCATCATGCGCCGTCGCTGCTTTTTCCGATGGAAGCGGTGTTTGAAGCCTATGTGGAAAAGCACCTGGCTCGGCAGTTGCGGGGCGATTATGTACTGAAGGCGCAAGCAAGGAGTCAGCACCTCGTTGCACATGGGGCTCAGCGGTGGTTTCGCCTAAAACCTGATTTGTTGATCCGGAATGGTCAAAAAAACTGCCTAGTACTTGATACGAAGTGGAAACTACTGGATACCTCCAAGAACAACGCACGCGAAAAATATAAGCTTAGCCAGAGTGACTTCTATCAACTATATGCTTATGGTCACCACTATTTGGATGGGACTGGAGACGTCGTACTGATTTATCCAAAAACAGATGCGTTCGCCGAGCCACTACCTGTCTTTGATTTTCCGAAAGCAAATGGAATGCAGCTTTGGGTGCTGCCATTTTGTATCAGGAAACGTCAGCTAATACTGCCAAACTCGCTGGCACTCAGTAAATTTTTTATCCAGAACATTTGTGAAAATTAA
- a CDS encoding tetratricopeptide repeat protein, with amino-acid sequence MKNSTLLISLVTLSLLTLVGPIMCRAGESHAKEQASFASPDLNNARMAAAQANQNMKAGQGPQAGQNISGAIASFTKAANQAPNSADAHFALGEALARAEHFQEALVRYTLAVTLDPSHTKALYSRSQLCRRMALHAQAYKDLSQLIVLKPGVADYHYQRGTVLMKLKNITEAYRDFLRAYELDKKYPKPTLLWDKEKETVATKRV; translated from the coding sequence ATGAAAAACTCCACCCTACTCATTTCCCTGGTTACTCTCTCGCTCCTGACTCTCGTTGGCCCGATCATGTGCCGAGCCGGGGAGTCCCATGCCAAAGAGCAGGCATCTTTTGCATCGCCTGACCTAAATAATGCGCGGATGGCGGCAGCACAGGCAAATCAAAACATGAAAGCCGGACAAGGACCGCAAGCCGGGCAAAATATTTCAGGAGCCATCGCTTCATTCACCAAGGCAGCAAACCAGGCTCCCAATTCGGCGGATGCCCATTTTGCTCTGGGAGAGGCACTGGCCAGAGCCGAGCACTTTCAGGAAGCTCTGGTCAGATACACCTTGGCGGTGACCCTGGACCCAAGCCACACCAAGGCGCTTTACAGCCGCTCGCAGCTCTGCCGTCGCATGGCGCTGCACGCGCAAGCCTATAAGGACTTGAGCCAGCTGATAGTTCTAAAGCCTGGAGTCGCGGATTATCACTACCAACGCGGTACGGTGCTCATGAAGCTCAAAAACATCACCGAAGCCTACCGCGATTTCCTGCGAGCCTACGAACTGGACAAAAAATATCCCAAGCCCACCCTGTTGTGGGACAAGGAAAAAGAGACAGTGGCCACAAAACGAGTATGA
- a CDS encoding M48 family metallopeptidase yields MSVPLKSADHQTDSSSASAESYIQMDDLRFVLRRSTRRRTMQITVERTGELILSAPPDVGIEQLRDFVTEKRFWIYTKLAEKERLQRQVPRKEFVGGEGFLYLGRSYRLKLVDDLNTPLKLVNGRFALRRDTQADAREHFIRWYSERARVWLSGRVAEYQSRMEVAPAGVKVQDLGYRWGSCGKGDWLYFHWKSILLPARIAEYVVVHEMAHLHEAHHTPAFWLRVERAMPDYVQRKAWLAEHGIDIEGI; encoded by the coding sequence ATGTCGGTGCCTCTGAAATCTGCCGACCATCAAACGGATAGTTCCTCTGCCTCGGCCGAGAGTTATATCCAGATGGATGATCTGCGCTTCGTGTTACGTCGAAGCACTCGTCGCCGGACCATGCAAATCACGGTGGAACGAACCGGTGAGCTGATTCTAAGCGCACCGCCTGATGTTGGCATCGAACAGTTGCGTGATTTCGTCACTGAAAAGCGCTTTTGGATTTATACGAAGTTGGCCGAAAAGGAGCGTTTGCAGCGCCAGGTGCCGCGTAAAGAGTTCGTCGGCGGCGAGGGGTTTTTGTATTTGGGGCGCAGCTATCGGCTGAAGCTTGTTGATGACCTAAACACACCCTTGAAGCTGGTGAATGGCCGCTTTGCGCTGCGGCGCGATACGCAAGCAGACGCACGGGAGCATTTCATCCGCTGGTACAGCGAAAGGGCCCGGGTCTGGCTGTCGGGCCGGGTGGCTGAGTACCAGTCGCGCATGGAGGTGGCGCCCGCCGGCGTCAAGGTGCAGGATCTCGGGTATCGCTGGGGCTCTTGCGGCAAAGGCGACTGGCTGTACTTCCATTGGAAGAGCATCCTGCTGCCAGCCCGTATCGCGGAATACGTGGTCGTGCACGAGATGGCCCATTTGCACGAGGCTCACCACACCCCGGCTTTTTGGCTGCGCGTTGAGCGGGCAATGCCCGACTATGTCCAGCGCAAGGCATGGCTGGCGGAACACGGAATTGATATCGAGGGGATATAA
- a CDS encoding ADP-ribosylglycohydrolase family protein, producing MDIKTEVVHDAPMEPTSNHCLAPSVYLQRASAALASLFVGDSLAMPAHWYYNTADIERAFPGGIKDLKAAPEFHPSSIMSLHSTRRGGRSGQDRGQSDSPEIIGSVILKGRRYLWDQANRHYHHGMQAGDNTLNAHCARVLMRSIIESDGHYSRDHFLQSYIEFMTADPPRHRDTYAESYHRGFFANLVAGKPPHKCGARTHDTPSMGGLVTIGPLAISELLHGTALATVQATCREHLFLTHPDETLGRICDGYVALVAGLLLREADESPDRHLLEAARATMGIDLAQMVERARTDREIVGGRYSTACYISDSWPSLLFLAFKYRTDPKAALLANTNLGGENAHRGAVLGGIVGLSCGSTVDDWFERLIDHQAIQAEMAALLSPSCMTGL from the coding sequence ATGGACATCAAGACAGAGGTCGTGCACGATGCTCCCATGGAACCAACGTCAAACCACTGCCTTGCGCCATCCGTATACCTGCAGCGGGCATCGGCGGCCCTCGCCTCGCTCTTTGTCGGCGACTCTCTGGCCATGCCGGCGCACTGGTACTACAACACCGCCGATATCGAACGCGCCTTTCCCGGCGGCATCAAAGACCTTAAAGCCGCGCCGGAGTTTCACCCCTCGTCGATCATGTCGCTCCACTCCACCCGGCGTGGCGGCCGTTCGGGGCAGGACCGGGGCCAGTCAGACTCCCCGGAGATCATCGGATCGGTCATCCTCAAGGGCCGGCGGTACCTCTGGGATCAAGCCAACCGGCACTATCACCATGGCATGCAGGCCGGTGACAACACCCTCAACGCCCACTGCGCCCGGGTGCTCATGCGGTCCATCATCGAGAGCGACGGCCACTACAGCCGCGACCACTTCCTGCAGTCCTACATCGAGTTCATGACCGCCGACCCGCCCCGGCACCGGGACACCTACGCCGAATCGTACCACCGCGGCTTCTTTGCCAACCTCGTCGCCGGAAAGCCTCCCCATAAATGCGGCGCACGGACACACGACACCCCGTCCATGGGCGGACTGGTCACCATCGGCCCCCTGGCCATAAGCGAGCTGCTGCATGGGACCGCATTGGCCACGGTGCAGGCGACCTGCCGGGAACATCTCTTCCTGACCCACCCGGACGAGACGTTGGGTCGTATCTGCGACGGCTATGTCGCCCTTGTCGCCGGCCTACTCCTGCGCGAGGCAGACGAGTCCCCCGATAGGCATCTGCTGGAGGCAGCCCGGGCAACCATGGGCATCGATCTCGCGCAGATGGTCGAGCGCGCCCGGACAGACCGGGAAATCGTCGGCGGCAGGTATTCCACCGCATGTTATATCAGCGATTCATGGCCCAGCCTTCTGTTCCTGGCGTTCAAATACCGCACCGACCCCAAGGCCGCCCTGCTGGCCAACACCAACCTGGGCGGCGAAAACGCCCATCGCGGCGCGGTGCTCGGAGGCATTGTCGGACTGTCGTGCGGCAGCACGGTCGATGACTGGTTTGAACGCCTCATAGACCATCAGGCCATACAGGCGGAAATGGCGGCCTTGCTTTCCCCTTCGTGCATGACCGGGCTCTGA
- a CDS encoding McrB family protein: MADYFTSDHFKLLNKWKGQKRDESNPEQNRAYEELKNAYEVTESWANEVMAKLFPLGVVKIRKRPTNQANNFQAYNWARIYPAADSPKELAYTVGIEADDGFVVKIDTVGLSDDASVRRDYLALRGDYGNASPIVAILPVSEGLGKSLAELVEWSVTAIRNFSIHYDEVLSRLNLKEQLTDEDILKHFDSKLAFKTFRASWSSQNKEMFCRLVRVAHVAGLDWWHMGKGIQVRFGRKNPGSERAIGVLGLIQGTRARKISWLREVGTVPKMDRVPLSDALVAKIETTLAAERELLDEWLVLETERPGLWPDQLRDDPVEPGEDLGDEDPVDSEIVKQPINRIYYGPPGTGKTYMLSQLKKEYEQATNSVSVEEWKNQFIGDKIVGLTWWEAAAAALYHMGGKAGVDALLDHPFVKAVAAAKSANKTVRNTIWSALQYHAVDSSETVKMSKRMAPAVFDKLPDSSWILAGDWEEAAAGLRRVVDEYNAGPPVSEYIKRFSSVTFHQSYGYEDFVEGLRPVLDRDAESGEIHYEIREGVFKELCRRARTVPNQHFAMVIDEINRGNISKIFGELITLIEPDKREGGENTFTVTLPYSGESFSVPANVDVIGTMNTADRSLALVDTALRRRFEFIEIMPEPSVLASASVSHNGVDINIEQMLRMLNKRIEALYDRDHTVGHAYFCRLIKVPAQDRFAELKIVFKNKIIPLLGEYFFEDWQKIRLVLGDNQKSKKELQFVLEIDREEDLPALFGREHELDQYSIRPRYQLNLDALDRPDAYVGIYSAKLAPTDAAE; the protein is encoded by the coding sequence ATGGCGGATTATTTCACCAGTGACCATTTCAAGCTGCTGAACAAATGGAAGGGGCAAAAACGCGATGAGTCCAACCCTGAACAGAACCGCGCCTACGAGGAATTGAAGAATGCTTATGAGGTGACCGAGTCGTGGGCCAATGAGGTGATGGCCAAATTGTTTCCGTTGGGCGTGGTCAAAATTCGTAAGCGGCCGACAAACCAGGCAAATAATTTTCAGGCCTACAACTGGGCACGTATCTATCCGGCAGCGGATTCGCCAAAAGAGTTGGCCTATACTGTTGGGATCGAGGCCGATGATGGTTTTGTGGTCAAGATCGATACGGTCGGGCTTAGTGATGATGCATCTGTTCGTCGTGATTATCTTGCACTACGTGGTGACTACGGCAACGCGTCACCTATTGTAGCAATTCTTCCTGTTTCAGAAGGCCTTGGCAAATCGCTGGCTGAGTTGGTCGAGTGGAGCGTAACGGCCATTCGAAATTTTTCCATCCACTATGACGAAGTGCTGAGCAGACTGAATTTGAAAGAGCAACTTACTGACGAAGACATTCTCAAGCACTTTGACAGCAAGTTAGCCTTTAAAACCTTCCGAGCTTCGTGGTCGTCACAGAATAAGGAGATGTTTTGCAGGTTAGTCAGGGTTGCTCACGTGGCGGGCCTGGATTGGTGGCATATGGGCAAAGGTATTCAGGTGCGTTTTGGCCGTAAGAATCCCGGAAGTGAGCGTGCGATCGGCGTGCTTGGCCTCATCCAAGGTACTCGCGCCAGAAAGATATCGTGGCTGCGCGAGGTAGGAACGGTGCCCAAGATGGATCGGGTACCGCTGAGCGACGCTTTGGTGGCAAAAATTGAGACCACCTTGGCCGCAGAGCGTGAATTGCTGGACGAATGGTTGGTATTGGAGACTGAACGCCCAGGCCTTTGGCCTGATCAGCTTCGGGACGACCCGGTAGAACCTGGCGAAGACTTAGGCGATGAGGATCCGGTGGATTCTGAAATAGTGAAACAGCCTATCAACCGCATCTACTACGGACCTCCAGGCACAGGGAAGACTTACATGTTGTCTCAGCTCAAGAAAGAGTACGAGCAGGCCACAAACTCAGTATCTGTCGAGGAATGGAAAAATCAATTCATCGGGGATAAGATCGTCGGTCTAACATGGTGGGAAGCTGCTGCTGCAGCTCTTTATCACATGGGTGGCAAAGCTGGCGTCGACGCATTGCTTGATCATCCATTTGTGAAGGCTGTTGCTGCCGCAAAGAGCGCAAACAAGACCGTGCGCAATACCATTTGGAGCGCTCTACAGTATCACGCTGTTGACTCATCTGAAACGGTAAAAATGAGCAAGCGAATGGCTCCTGCCGTATTCGATAAGCTGCCGGATTCGTCCTGGATTCTTGCTGGGGATTGGGAGGAAGCAGCGGCCGGCCTGAGGAGAGTGGTTGATGAATATAATGCGGGGCCGCCAGTATCCGAATATATCAAGCGCTTTAGTTCCGTCACCTTTCACCAATCCTACGGGTACGAGGATTTTGTCGAAGGGCTGCGGCCCGTTCTCGACCGTGATGCAGAATCAGGCGAAATTCATTATGAGATTCGTGAGGGCGTTTTCAAGGAGTTATGCCGCCGGGCCAGAACCGTACCCAATCAACACTTCGCGATGGTCATCGACGAAATCAATCGGGGTAATATCAGCAAGATCTTTGGTGAGCTGATTACTCTAATCGAGCCTGACAAACGGGAAGGAGGCGAGAACACCTTTACAGTGACCTTGCCGTACTCTGGTGAGAGTTTTTCGGTTCCGGCAAATGTGGACGTCATCGGCACGATGAATACGGCTGACCGTTCGTTGGCACTCGTGGATACAGCGTTGCGCCGTCGCTTTGAGTTCATAGAGATCATGCCTGAACCGTCGGTTTTAGCGAGCGCCAGCGTTTCTCACAACGGTGTTGATATCAATATTGAGCAAATGCTTCGCATGCTCAATAAACGCATTGAGGCGCTCTACGACCGTGATCACACGGTGGGGCATGCCTACTTCTGCCGGTTGATCAAAGTTCCAGCACAGGATCGCTTCGCTGAGTTGAAAATCGTGTTCAAGAACAAGATCATCCCGCTCTTGGGGGAATACTTCTTCGAAGATTGGCAGAAGATTCGGCTGGTGCTCGGCGACAATCAGAAATCAAAAAAAGAACTTCAATTCGTCCTCGAAATTGATCGCGAGGAGGATTTGCCAGCGTTGTTTGGCCGGGAACACGAGTTGGATCAATACTCAATACGGCCACGATATCAATTGAATCTGGACGCGCTCGATCGACCTGACGCTTATGTTGGCATCTATTCCGCCAAATTGGCGCCGACAGACGCAGCAGAATGA
- the dinD gene encoding DNA damage-inducible protein D: protein MDKSTLITLQNRFDGLSQTVPDEGIEFWFARDLMEPLGYVRWENFQTAIQRAITSCETTGYEPNDHFRGVTKMVKLGSGAERAVDDFMLTHYACYLIAQNGDPRKEPIAFAQSYFAIQTRKQELIEDRMRLLARMDTRERLRESEKTLSQNIYERGVDDAGFGRIRSKGDAALFGGHTTQVMKDRYGITKTRPLADFLPTLTIAAKNLATEMTNHNVRQDDLRGEHAITSEHVQNNMSVRDMLGQRGIKPEQPPPDEGIQKVGTSGQG, encoded by the coding sequence ATGGACAAATCAACCCTGATTACATTGCAAAACCGATTTGATGGCTTGAGCCAAACTGTGCCGGACGAAGGCATTGAATTCTGGTTCGCTCGCGATCTGATGGAGCCGTTGGGCTATGTCCGATGGGAAAATTTCCAGACGGCCATCCAGCGGGCCATTACATCCTGTGAAACAACAGGTTATGAGCCAAACGACCATTTTCGTGGCGTCACGAAAATGGTCAAGCTGGGCAGTGGAGCCGAAAGGGCTGTCGATGACTTCATGCTCACTCACTACGCCTGCTATCTCATTGCCCAGAACGGCGACCCGCGAAAGGAACCGATCGCCTTCGCCCAAAGCTACTTCGCCATCCAGACCCGCAAGCAGGAGCTGATCGAAGACCGCATGCGTCTTTTGGCGAGGATGGATACTCGTGAGCGGCTTCGGGAATCGGAAAAAACCCTCTCTCAGAACATCTATGAACGGGGCGTCGATGATGCCGGATTCGGTCGCATCCGTTCCAAAGGTGATGCGGCGCTTTTTGGTGGACACACCACGCAGGTAATGAAAGACCGCTACGGCATCACCAAAACTCGCCCATTGGCTGATTTTCTGCCGACCCTGACCATTGCCGCGAAAAACCTGGCCACCGAAATGACGAACCACAATGTCCGACAAGATGATTTGCGAGGCGAGCACGCCATTACCAGCGAGCACGTGCAGAATAATATGAGTGTGCGCGACATGCTCGGACAGCGCGGCATCAAACCCGAACAGCCTCCACCTGACGAAGGCATTCAAAAAGTTGGAACGTCGGGGCAGGGCTGA
- a CDS encoding type I restriction endonuclease subunit R, protein MMGWELEDVEKPFVAQLQALGWGYIEGNLDDPAVTGRTGFAEVIQEEVLRGQLRALNPGPDGEPWLDDARLSEAVAAITRLGAHKLMEANEKATGLLIRGLTVEGLPGWIGGRGQTIRFIDWETPANNRFTVINQYRVDCPPGFNSGKAFIVPDLVLLVNGIPLVVVECKSPSTPEPLAEAVDQLRRYSNQRKAAFEVDDNEGSEPLFATNQLLVASSFDEARVGCAGAAFEHYCQWKTVVGPDGSCSEIEVAQGLGKPALSEQERLIAGLLAPAHLLDVVKNFVLFMQVGGQTIKAVCRYQQYRAVNRAIARLKTGQTRLQHGEHDKRGGIIWHTQGSGKSLTMVFLVRKMRGDVDLRRFKVIVVTDRKDLQGQLSVTATLIGEVVEVADSTAGIKALARRKGPGLIFATIQKYRDTDSAGDAPLTADDLPKLEEAKAAYTANEKFEVLNEDESILVLVDEAHRTQAGDLHANLLAGLPNCARIGFTGTPIIMGEKKRTHEIFGEFIDRYTIKESEADGATVPVLYEGRTTTGAIKDGASLDELFEDLFRQHTPEELEAIKKKYATKGHIFDASALIADKARDIIRHYVTNILPNGYKAQVVAYSRLAAIRYFEALKQGRDELLAEAQALSPEDKGLDDEALCQRPAKVQAVVQAWRYRDTLARIEFAPVISGSNNDDPAWKRWTDGAAHEQLIKRFKKPLFHAKPEKTDPLTFLVVKSMLLTGFDAPIEGVMYLDRPIREAELLQAIARVNRTGFGKRCGIVVDYYGVARHLKEALAAYSDEDVEGSLASLKDEVPVLRSRHLRVVDLFRRLGIESLDDTEACIEALGSEKLRAEFSVKLKAFLGSLDTVLPRPEGLPYSGDAKRLAYIYARARNRYKDTPVLGKDVGAKVRKLIDDHVISLGVDPKIPPIQLTDAEFDMHVARVANERAKASEMEHAIRSHIRKHLDEDPVLYRKLSERLNDILKTLGEQWNEVVSQLQKIIDELRTGKASSADTPGDLPEQYAPFLRTVLDVVSDGQSPTPAELLRLKDVTVELVDLIVQELQDNRDIWSPYKRAAQENLNTQLFEHVMRLRPPLVDTDKAGVLADKLMEQARANHDKMVQV, encoded by the coding sequence ATGATGGGCTGGGAACTCGAAGATGTCGAAAAACCCTTTGTGGCCCAGTTGCAGGCGCTGGGTTGGGGGTACATCGAGGGCAATCTGGACGACCCTGCGGTCACGGGCCGAACCGGCTTTGCCGAGGTGATTCAAGAGGAGGTCCTGCGCGGCCAACTGCGCGCGTTGAACCCCGGTCCCGACGGCGAGCCCTGGCTGGACGACGCGCGGCTGTCCGAGGCCGTGGCGGCCATCACCCGTCTGGGGGCGCACAAGCTGATGGAGGCCAACGAAAAGGCCACAGGCCTGTTGATTCGTGGCTTGACCGTCGAAGGCCTGCCCGGCTGGATCGGGGGGCGGGGGCAGACCATCCGCTTCATCGACTGGGAGACTCCGGCCAACAACCGCTTCACCGTGATCAACCAGTACCGTGTCGATTGCCCTCCTGGCTTCAACAGCGGCAAGGCCTTCATCGTGCCCGACCTGGTGCTGCTGGTGAACGGCATCCCCCTGGTCGTGGTGGAATGCAAGAGCCCCTCCACGCCCGAGCCCCTGGCCGAGGCCGTTGACCAGCTGCGCCGTTACAGCAACCAGCGCAAGGCCGCCTTCGAGGTGGACGACAACGAGGGCAGCGAGCCTTTGTTCGCTACCAACCAGCTGCTCGTGGCCTCCAGTTTTGACGAGGCGCGGGTGGGCTGCGCGGGCGCGGCCTTCGAGCACTACTGCCAGTGGAAAACGGTGGTCGGCCCCGATGGCAGCTGCAGCGAGATCGAGGTGGCGCAAGGCCTGGGCAAGCCCGCCCTGTCCGAGCAGGAACGCCTGATCGCCGGACTGCTCGCACCCGCGCACCTGCTGGATGTGGTCAAAAATTTCGTGCTGTTCATGCAGGTGGGCGGGCAGACCATCAAGGCCGTGTGCCGCTACCAGCAGTATCGGGCGGTGAATCGGGCCATTGCCCGGCTCAAGACCGGCCAGACGCGACTGCAGCACGGTGAGCACGATAAGCGCGGCGGCATCATCTGGCACACCCAGGGCTCGGGCAAGAGCCTGACCATGGTGTTTCTGGTGCGCAAGATGCGCGGGGACGTGGACCTGCGACGCTTTAAGGTCATCGTCGTCACCGACCGCAAGGACTTGCAGGGCCAGTTGTCCGTAACCGCCACCTTGATCGGCGAAGTGGTCGAGGTGGCCGACAGCACGGCAGGTATCAAGGCCCTGGCGCGCCGCAAAGGGCCAGGGCTGATCTTCGCCACCATCCAGAAATACCGCGACACGGACTCGGCGGGTGACGCGCCGCTGACGGCGGACGATCTGCCAAAGTTGGAGGAAGCGAAAGCCGCCTATACGGCCAACGAGAAGTTCGAGGTGCTGAACGAGGACGAGAGCATCCTCGTGCTCGTTGACGAGGCGCACCGCACCCAGGCCGGCGACCTGCACGCCAACCTGCTGGCGGGCCTGCCCAACTGCGCGCGCATTGGCTTTACCGGCACGCCGATCATCATGGGCGAGAAGAAGCGCACCCATGAGATTTTCGGCGAGTTCATCGATCGCTACACCATCAAGGAGTCCGAGGCCGACGGCGCGACAGTGCCGGTACTGTATGAAGGCCGCACGACCACCGGGGCGATCAAGGATGGCGCCAGTCTGGACGAGCTGTTCGAAGACCTCTTCCGTCAGCACACGCCTGAGGAACTGGAGGCGATCAAGAAAAAGTACGCCACCAAGGGCCATATCTTCGATGCCTCGGCGCTGATTGCCGACAAGGCCCGCGATATCATCCGCCACTACGTCACCAACATCCTGCCCAACGGGTACAAGGCGCAGGTGGTGGCATACAGCCGTCTGGCGGCGATCCGCTATTTCGAGGCCTTGAAGCAGGGCCGCGACGAATTGCTGGCTGAAGCGCAGGCACTGTCGCCGGAAGACAAGGGGCTTGACGACGAGGCCTTGTGCCAACGACCGGCCAAAGTGCAGGCGGTGGTGCAGGCCTGGCGCTATCGCGACACCCTGGCCCGCATCGAGTTCGCGCCAGTCATTTCGGGCAGCAACAACGACGACCCGGCCTGGAAGCGCTGGACGGACGGCGCGGCGCACGAGCAATTGATCAAGCGCTTCAAGAAGCCGCTGTTTCACGCCAAGCCGGAAAAGACCGATCCGCTGACCTTTCTGGTCGTGAAGTCGATGCTGCTCACCGGTTTCGATGCGCCGATTGAAGGCGTGATGTACTTGGACCGCCCGATCCGCGAGGCCGAACTGCTGCAGGCCATCGCCCGCGTCAATCGTACCGGATTCGGCAAGCGCTGCGGCATCGTGGTGGATTACTATGGTGTGGCCCGGCATTTGAAGGAGGCACTGGCCGCGTACTCTGATGAGGACGTGGAGGGTTCGCTGGCCAGCCTGAAGGACGAGGTGCCGGTGCTGCGCTCCAGGCATCTGCGCGTGGTGGACCTGTTCCGAAGGCTAGGCATCGAGTCGCTGGATGACACCGAAGCCTGCATCGAGGCCTTGGGCAGCGAGAAGCTGCGCGCCGAATTTTCCGTCAAGCTCAAGGCGTTCCTGGGATCGCTGGATACGGTGCTGCCGCGTCCCGAGGGCCTGCCATACTCGGGTGACGCCAAACGTCTGGCCTACATCTACGCCCGCGCCCGCAACCGCTACAAGGACACGCCGGTGCTGGGCAAGGACGTCGGCGCCAAGGTGCGCAAACTGATCGACGACCATGTGATCTCTCTAGGTGTTGACCCGAAGATCCCGCCGATTCAGCTGACCGATGCCGAGTTCGACATGCATGTCGCGCGTGTCGCAAACGAGCGCGCCAAGGCTTCTGAGATGGAGCACGCGATTCGTTCGCACATTCGCAAGCATCTGGACGAAGACCCCGTATTGTACCGCAAGCTTTCCGAACGCCTGAACGACATACTCAAGACCTTGGGCGAGCAGTGGAACGAGGTGGTCTCGCAACTGCAGAAGATCATCGACGAGTTGCGCACGGGCAAGGCCAGCAGCGCAGATACTCCAGGCGATTTGCCCGAGCAGTACGCGCCCTTCCTGCGCACCGTCCTGGACGTGGTGAGCGACGGCCAGTCGCCGACGCCTGCGGAGCTGTTGCGGTTGAAGGATGTGACGGTCGAGTTGGTGGACCTGATTGTGCAGGAACTGCAGGACAACCGTGACATCTGGAGCCCCTACAAACGTGCGGCGCAGGAAAACCTGAATACGCAATTGTTCGAACATGTGATGCGCCTGAGGCCGCCGCTGGTGGATACCGACAAGGCGGGCGTACTTGCGGACAAGTTGATGGAACAGGCTCGTGCCAACCACGACAAAATGGTGCAGGTGTAA